The proteins below are encoded in one region of Shewanella algae:
- the lpoB gene encoding penicillin-binding protein activator LpoB has protein sequence MKHLKLILILAMAMGMAACQSKVEYGDATEVETVNENFGSTDLQAIAAKMVDSMLTFPPVVAMTANDRPIIFVDKIKNKTSEHIDTESVTDSISNKLLRSGKFRFIDMTKVDSVRKQLDYQNNAGMVDPSTAIKFGRQIGAQYMLYGNLSSIVKQDGSTRDVYYKMTMRLMDLETGLIEWSDEKEIRKVKSKSFLGL, from the coding sequence ATGAAACACTTGAAGCTGATACTGATACTGGCAATGGCTATGGGCATGGCAGCCTGTCAATCCAAAGTGGAATACGGTGATGCCACTGAGGTAGAGACAGTGAATGAAAACTTCGGTTCGACAGATCTGCAAGCCATTGCCGCCAAAATGGTCGACAGCATGCTGACTTTCCCGCCTGTGGTGGCCATGACAGCCAACGACAGACCTATCATCTTTGTCGACAAGATCAAGAACAAGACCTCTGAGCATATAGATACTGAGTCAGTGACCGACTCCATCAGCAACAAGCTGCTGCGCTCAGGCAAGTTCCGTTTTATCGATATGACCAAGGTGGATTCAGTGCGCAAGCAACTGGACTACCAGAACAACGCCGGCATGGTTGACCCATCCACCGCCATCAAGTTCGGTCGTCAGATAGGCGCTCAATACATGCTCTACGGCAACCTTTCCAGCATAGTCAAACAAGATGGCAGCACCCGTGATGTCTACTACAAGATGACCATGCGCCTGATGGACCTGGAAACCGGCTTGATCGAATGGTCCGATGAAAAAGAGATCCGCAAAGTGAAGTCCAAGTCCTTCCTCGGGCTCTAA